From the genome of Anopheles funestus chromosome 2RL, idAnoFuneDA-416_04, whole genome shotgun sequence:
tttttgagcaatttagcaaaatttataaatgtgatatattttcatgcaaatttgttgcaatgtgtttcttttcactcaagtaatgctttaaataaaaaaaagaatgaaaaataataaaaaaatcaaaaaaataaaaaaaagtgaaaatttccaaaggctcatttttgcaccaaattttgcctataactcggtcggtatcctacggatcgccaaactttaacttgtggtcaatagatgacaccaatggctacattttcttcttggacggacaagCCCtccgatgtctgtgccagaagttatttgaggaaccaagttccataccctgtttgagaaaacgtaaaattttcctcatttttgaaccaaggtttgtctataactcggtcggtatccaacggatcaccaatctttaacctgtggtcgatagatggcaccaatggctacattttcttcttagacggccatgccctcagaagtctgtATGTCAGTatagatgtctcagatgtttctataaacattccaatctcctaaggctatagccttaaaatttttagcaatttagcaaaatttttaaatttgataaattttcatgcaaatttgttgcaatgtgtttcttttcactcaaataatgctttaaattaaaaaaataataaaaaatcagaaaaaaaaatttaaaaacattttcaactcgaaaatttcataaggcttaccccttacgtttttttttgagtaattttgcaaaaaaattaaattgatttattttaatgccaattggttgaaataagttccttttcactcaaataatgctttaaataaaaaaatgaatagaaaataagaaaaaaataaaaaaattctaaaaatgtaTTCTGTTTCAGCTCATGtgtttcaaacgtttcgtttcaactcatttttgcttcaactcctacgcacattttcgttttaactcacgtatttactctttttgcaactcgactcaccacggctacatgctcaCACTcgtgagtgagtaagtgaaaaaagagtcgctaaaactcctcgtgatgagtgaacgaaactcgttcaatacagcgtttcaactcactatctcactcttactcactttgcacatcgcTAGTATCGACCGAGTCATTAGCATCTCCAGTAGATCACTTGGTCTGTCAGAGTTGTCTTTCGGCAATTCCTTTTCACTTACCCCTTCTTACACTACTTACTGGCCACAATTGGACTTTCCTTGGCTTTTCGCCGATCAAAATTTCAAGCCAATTTAGTATTTAGCCTCCTCTTTGATGATACTCTTCAAGACTCCTTTCCATCCTGTATTTGTATGCCTTTAGCTCCCTTTAGCTGTTTCctttgtttagttttaattttatgttttttttggtagttaCTGTGACACTCGTATAAAGTATAGCTTTATTATTCACAAAGCAagatgagtaaaaaaaatacattcgaTGACGCTGGCTATGGCTTATCATCAAATGCAAACAACTGCTCAATACCGTTTCGACAACACGAGTTGATTTGTgctttagtttatttatttttttcgacgACCTCATTTTGCTGACGGCCAGCCCGTTCCCCCCAGGTAGTATCCCCTCACAAAAGAGGTATCTCCacttttttggttctttttttgcggGTGGggagtgatttattcattagTGTTTCAATTTCCGAGTTCCTTATCAGCTAAACGGCTGCAGAAGAAATCACTTCGATAAGCATTCGCTTGAAACTTCACCATGATTCACACacctttcgttcgtttctttCCATCCCATCCGAGCGTATTTTGCCTTACAAAACCACCtcctcccacacacacacacacaaacacacagtccTCTATCTTATCCAATGGGTAATATCTTATCGATAAGAGACCCGCATACGCGGTTGCTTAGGGTGCGGTCGATTGATAAAATCTGTTCTGACCCGGCATACCGGCGCGGATCGTCTGCAAACCGATCCGTTTGGAGCGTTTAGTACGACGGTCATTGTGATACCGTACGGAGAGGCGGGAGAGTGAACAATTTCCCTCCCCGAAAAAGTTCCGAAAACGAACGGGAAATGGTCACGACACAGATACCGGAAGCAGCTTGAAAggaaacgcttcatttcgtGCATAAGATTAATCCagtggaaaagtggaaaacaacaaaaagccgGATCATCTTTCGTTTTGATTGTGCGACGTGAATACTCTGCACCGTACACACATACCACGATGGGGTGTTGCTGTAGTAGCTGTAAGTAGTAGTGGCCGATCACCATTTAACGAAATGggccgttaaaaaaaaaagatggcagCGCTTATCTCACTACTGCAACCTGCGCTACTGGCGGGCTGTGGGATAAAAGGCGAAGGATAAATTGGTTCTGACCCTTCGGTGCTCAATCAAAGTGAAACGAAATCAATCGTTCGTACGTGATTTTTGGTTAACATTGGTTCTGATTTTGTGGCcgtagtggttttttttcttttgggtggaaaactattaaacaaaaaactgaatCACATCGATCGATTAATGATGTGTGGGGTTCGATTGAAtgcgtcaaaaaaataaaacagaaatcaTTAAATCCCTACCAATGCCGAGGACCACCAAAAGAATTCATATCCGAACGTGTGACGATGAAATGTGATTTATAATTTGGACAGCTTTCAGTACCAGCATCGAATAATCCATTCCGTATTGCTGAGTAAAACGTGTTTCCATGcagtttttattaaaactctggcgtttaataattatttgtgATCGTTCGGTGtaccaaaaatgtttttttctgacTATAATAATCAGACATAATTATCGAATGTACCGAATTACGCGTGATTTTGCAGGGGTTATttgaagagagagaaaaattacAGGGTTCGCATGATGCGATGTTCATTTGTCAGGAATCTTAACCGCAAGCTTAACAGAGTCGAGACAGTCGACCATGGCCAACATCACACGTAGATGGTATTTCGAAATCagacgcgtttttttttgggtgggattAAAGCTTTCCGCTAGCGACAAAGATATAAAACAAACGTTTCTGTTTCAGTGAAGCCATAAATGTTTCGCGTTGgactttgttttcttttttccctgaCCACCCGGAATGGGCACACGCCTTATGAATGTTACAATGGGCGATATAAAACCTGAGTACTTCTGTTTTAATATGAACACTCCTATGACTCATGATTGAAAGctttggaaatttatttccttctaGCGCTATCTCAGTTCATCTCCTTACTGATCCATAACTGATGGTATAGACATCATCGGTTTGTAGCACTTTTTATCTGCGAAAGAATCGAATTAGGCTATAAAAATTCTATTCCAATGGAAGTTTATGATGTGCACTACAAAAATCCTGCCCGAATAAAGGTGTTGTGCTTATTGGGCATTCGTTAAGTTGTCAATAAATGTCCAGCTTTCTTGTAATAAAATGCGAACCAACTAAGAGCAAGAACTAGACTGACTAGCAAGACTCTTAAATTGCAAGACAATGAGAATGGGAAATTACCATATAACATATGGTATGTTATAATTGGATAAAAAAgctatattaaaaaaattgtaatacttTACATTAAATAGAGCTTAGTTAAATGTTTCGGCAAGCTACAAAATTACTTGCAAAAACCCCTGCTATCGgaagatgaaaatgattttatttgaagTAAGGTTcgtaaaaacatttaaacactTACTTCTGAAAGAACTCaattcaaagaagaaaaaaaatgaataaaagcaTGTGATGTGACTTTTCCGGTTCCAATGATTCATGCCATAATTATTCCAATGAATCGaatgattaaaaatacaaaaaagaaataggtGGAACAATTTGCTGGTGTGCCGTAACGTACCACTATTATGCGTGTAATGCATTCCATCAGTTCTCATCCGGTCAATTTTGCTGGTAGGAATGAATGCTTTTACACCGGTGGCCAGATTAACAGATGGAGAGCCATTGTGTGTGAGCTGGCAGTCGATAATGATGGATGGGTATCGGGaatcgtttcattttcctacatgcattttaaaaatccattcgcttttgtttgattttgcttgCGCTATATTGGTTGTGGTTGTCCAACAATCCTGCATTTGGAGCCCTTTTATTGCCGTCCCTCCCCAGTGGACGTAGCGCAATTCAATCTGTGTAAATAAATCTTGCCACAAACCAGCGCTCAATTAAACGGCGCTTTGTAGCTTTGATGCCTTGTGTGCACCACAATTACAGTGGTTGATTTAATTAACTCAAAGTTTCAGATTTTTAGGGAAGTGTTCCGTCTGGTCCGTCTGGTACAGTCTGGTCGTGTTTTATTATCACTTACTATGCCTTGTGTCGGGGCggtaaattgttttctttaacaaaaagttttttttaataccgtACATTCTAAGAATCAGTTAAAACTCTGGGGATGAtaagaaatatgaaatataggGACTCAGTTTACTCGATTACAACGGGGTATTTCAGGAATAGAGGTCAGACGGTCTAAATTAGCAAATTCTCCACCCAAAATCATCTGTGGCGAACCGGATTCTGACCTTTAATTTATAACAATATTGAGCTTAATCATCACTGGTACGTTCCCTCCAGTATACGCCTTGTGgtttaatcaatttatcaaCCTCTCTCTCGACGGAACAACTGTAATAGAATTATAGAAGCAGCAGAAGGGTGAGAAGATGTCTACGTTATACTTGtatgaattaaatgaaataccATCGAAATACTTGAAAGGATCAAAATAGCTGAGGGCGGAActcttcaacatttttcatgcaagaaattttaaagaaagaatatgattttgttttcgaaacATCACAACGCCAATCAAAATCCTGTTATCGAATATTCTTCCTCGGTGTCGAAGCGCTTAAAAAGATCAGATATCAAGATGGATTCATTGGACAAAGATGAAAATTTCAGGAGCGATATTGTTTCAATTCAGTGAAGTGTACAGTAAACTGAAATCGATAGAACACAGAGTTTCAATGTGATGGACACAAAGTATAACTATGATAGGGTGGCGTCCAGAAAGCCTATCATCAATCATATCAATGAAGATTACCTATCGAACCGTCGAATGTATGTATCACACACAAGCGTCATAAACCATTTGTATGTGATGACGATGTTCATTGGCGCGTGAAGAGGCCATTCATACCGAGTGTCACAATTTCAAGATCATATCCCACACCTTCCCATCTTCGCAGGACCGGGATTCCCATACGCAAGCATGGCATTATTCCTTCACAAATAAGGTAGCCATTATGTTATTAACTATCattaaacaaactttaaaaaattgttcaaattgttaaaacaattttaagcaTAAACTGAACAGGAAACGAatacttcaaacaaaaaaaagtataaataaaaatgggaTCAAAAACCTCATTTATTACAATTGAGTTTTAtcgtaaagaaaaataattttattttagtttgtaCTCAGAGACGACAAATAAAAGAATCTGATAGaagagataaagaaaaaatcaaagcaaTGCCTTTGTAATATTAGCTTTCGTGTTTAAAATGCGATTTGAATCAAACAATCCATTATTTGTAGGCAAGGTCTACTAACTACACAACGCAAAGCACTCATCACATTTAAAGCGAggattttctcctttttttatccctctatTTGTACCACTTGTTTCAGTTcgttttttaaagcaaattttctTGAACCCAAACCTTGCCACCGGTTTTAATCACATTAAGGGATCTCTTTATCACCGTACCCCGGCTACTATATTAAACTAATATtttgattatgtttattttcatgtattttttgttgtgctgctTCTGCCATGTCTGGTCTTTTGCGAGACAGCGGATTCACAGGATATTACGCCGGTACCGGATCGACCCACGGCGGAAGAGTTACCACCAGCAACGGCATTCGGTGGGGATGATGTCGGTTCCAATCCTGCCTTTACCAATGAAAATGGATGAAAGCCTGCAACGATCCGCAATCCGGATGGACAACGGTTCACCGGAGAGCTAAAGCTGAGATTCGTGTTACGTCCGTGTATGCGTGGTGGGATAAATCATGCTAATaaatgagttgaaatgaaGCCGGAcgtgacctttttttcttattagaacggcagacaaaacaaaagcagaagGGAAGGATTTTTATCGTTAATATAGTGCGAGAAAAATTGTCTGTTTTATTCAAATCATTCAAATATTACTttaacaatgaaaaaacataacttaaaGGCATGCAATGATCGTCCgcaaatttaatatttctgaatattttaattaaataacacATATGATGAATCATACTTTAATAATTAAtcctatttatttattcgctcAATTTATATCCCCCCCATCTTGGTCTATAGTTGCGAATTCATCTCACCGCCCAAAGCCGTTCTCAAACGCTTTCCAATATAGTTATTGTAATTGTCAACAGCTTCGCTACGTTGTTTCTTGCCGACCTTCGTTAACTTTTTTGGATTCTCCACCAGCATCGCTTTCTTCATCGGCTCAATTACGGCACCCTGCTTGGTGATAATGCGCGGCTCCACCATTACTGCATGGGCCGTTTCGGGTATGAACGTCCGTCCTACGGGAGCCCTCAGAGACGCCTCATAATCCTTTACCCTGAGGAACGGGAACGGCACCTCGTTGACCAGATGGGCGCTCAGCTTATCGTTCTTAAGTCCATCCTCGTTGATGATCACTTGATCTCGATTATCATCGCGCCGTGTTAGTTGCGGCGGTGGTTTAAAGATCTTTCGAGCGGTTTGACGTTGCGTGATCGGTTGAATGCCTGCACCAGCCCAATGGCCCCAACCCGGCAGGGTTTGTTCCACCTCTTGCGGAATATCTTTCTGACGTTCGTCCTGCTTTTCTTTCGCAAAGTCTGCCACAATATCATCATCCTCGAAGGCTTCGGCAATCGTTAGACGGTGGGCATCGTCCGCTTCCTCATCATCCGACAGTTCACCGGACATGATGGTGGTGGGAATAGCAGTTAGCAGATGCTTCGGTTTCATCTGCACCACTTGGTTTAGATTGATTTCTGCTGACGGTTTAGTCGACGGAGTCATTACACTATCGATCGAGGACTTTGCCTGTTTCAATGCGGTCAATGCGTTCGGTTGATCCATTGCTGCACTCCCTGCAGTTTCATTCATTTGCTCATCGGCGTCGGCTAAGGTAGCCTGTTTCTTGAAACTCAAGTCCTTTGAATTGTCTTTAtcctgttttgattttttcccctttctaTTAGGCCTCTGTTTCACAACATTCTCTTCCTCGATGCTGCGATGCATTAATTCTAGCTTGTTGTTTAGAACATCTTGGATCATATCCTCAGCTTCTTGAAACATTTGCTCCACACTAGGAACGTTaccttttcgcttttttttagctttcgtCTTCGAATCCGTGTCCAATTCAATCTGTTCTGGATTGATTTCTTCTACATTCCAGGCACCGGATGCCATTacaattttatcttttcttttcttaggTCGTTTTTTAACACCATTCAGTTTTGATAGTTTAACAGCTTCATCCGCATCTTCCGAATGAtatccatttccattttctgtCGTCACTTTTCCATCCGTTTCTTGTCCTTCTGCATTTATCTGCTTTTTAATAAGTTCGATCTGGTTACGCTCTTGCCAGTATTTACGATACCCGCtagaaagtttattttcattactgCCAACCTCTTCATGGTTGCTAGCACTTTCCATCCATGGATTAGTTTCGCTTTTCCGGCTCATCGGCAGTTCCATTTCACCATCCGACTCGGAACTGCTGTCTTCCTTTAAACGTTTAGCCGTCAACTCCCGTCCGATGGCAAGCTGTTCGGCTAGCTCACGCCTTACTTCCGTATCGTACTTTGCACGCACTTGAAGATTTTTGGCCCAGGTGCCAGTATTTTTATGGCGCAACGAAACACGCTCCTGATGCCGCTGTTTGGCAATACCATCGAGCTGCCGGAATGCTTCCACAGGATTCTTTTCTTTCAGCTCTTCGAACTTTTTCATCTGCTCCTTCAGTTTGTCCTTCTTCAGCAGGCGATGGTATTTCTTACTCTTGATCCTGTTCATTCGGCGACCCTTGGCAATTGCATAGGATTCGCGCAACTTTTGTCTGGTACGTTCACGTGCCTTTTCACGCATCTCTTCCAGCGTAAGTGCATAGTTCGGTGAATTATGATCGGAATTTTCACCCTCATCATCTTCCGAACCTCCGTAGGTCCTATCAAGCTCCTCCATCTCTTCCATGAGCTTCGTCTTGACGCGATACTCAGATAGTTTCTTCGGTGGAGCATCGTGAACCTTCGTTCCACCGTAGAGCAGCGGATACACCGTTTGCGGCGCAACCTGCGTTGCCGTTACGACCGCTTCCCATCGACCAAGTTCTTTCTGAACACGCTCGAAGCCCGCTTTCCGTTCAATCCTATCCGCGGCCGGTTTCTCGAGCGGCTGCTTAAGAGGCGCCTTGGACTTGAATTCAGTTAGCTGCTTCACCACGGCAGTGTGTTTCTTTGTTCGGATGAAAAAATTCACCAAATCGCCCAACCgaactttttcatttttcgattTAGCTAGCCCGAACTCGGTACGCTTCAAGAATGGTTCCGTGCGTGTTACCTCGCGAATGAAGTGCGAACCAGTCAGGTTGTTGATACCATCGATAAGCTTCGCATGTGCCTTTTCGTCTATTTCCTCATCTCCGTCGCTTTCGTTTCGGTCGACACTTTCGAGTAAGTCGTTCTCCATTTCTACCGGCATGATAATCTATTTATGTTATAAGAAATACAGCTGTTTTACACTGAGAAAGAACTTTTTAAACCGACCGCATGTTTCTACCAAAATCACGTTTATTTACGTCCCATTCGTTTGACAGCTGTGTGTTTTGACATTGGCACAGTGAGTTCGcacaacaaaaatacacaccaaaatatgtaattttctgtaaaataaatttaaaataaacgatACATCGAAGATGGAACACGAATGGTGAATACTAATTACAAAACACATATAAGTTcttctaattaattaaaagtacCATCAGAACTCTGTGTACGAAATACACTGCAAAAAGATGCAATGTTCCCCATTGAATACTTTTCCGAACGATTTGTAATACCATCTCTTACCTCATTTCCGTTTGTATGTCGGAACACAGAAACATATTTCGAAATAAGGCTATCGGTTAATTATTCCAAATTCATGCTTTTACTTGTagcttcatttattttcacaaaaactTAATCTCACCGGTAAAGTCGCATCATAAAATGGCAACTAACCGTAAAATGCCAGAGCAAGAACCATCCTATTCGCTCGCGATTCGGAATCGTTTCTTCCCTCAATAGTAACCATAATTACCGTAACCGTACTGTTGCATTTGCTGCTGCGCAGCTGCATTCGCACCGAACATCTGTCCCTGATACATAAACTGACCGCCAAATTGCGGTTGCATCTGTCCTGGCGGTCCCTGCATATGGCCCATGGGTTGTTGTCCCTGTTGCCCGCCGTAAAGCATTGGCATGCCTGGTTGaccttgctgctgttgctgtggaaAGGACGGATACATCGCGGATGCGTTCGATGCCTGATTTGTGACCTTGCCAGGTATGGGACCTTTCGAACTTTCACCGCCCGGGGTTCCGATCGTCGTGATCGGGTTGGTGTAGTTAGTGGTACCACCCGCACCCGCGCTCGATGGCTTTTGGCTATTGGCGTCGGAAACGGATTTTTGAAGCGATTCCATCAGGTTTGCGATTAAATTTTGCGTGTCCGTTAACGAAATTCCACCCGAACCTGAACCGCCGTTTCCCGTGTCATTGTTGGAATTTGTTCGCTGAGAATGGTTCGAGCTGGTGTCGTACGCATCGGTTGGTGTTTTAGATCTCGGTTGCTGCGGTATCGTGGATACGTTCTTCGAAGCCGCCCGCAAAATGTCATCGTAAGAGTAATCGTCTTCGTCCTCCGAATCTACAATCATTGTGTTCGCTTTCTTTTGTGGCGGCATTTGCTGCTGATGTGTAACCTTTTGCCGTtgttgctgcagctgctgctgttgctgctgctgtagcggttgttgttgttgtgcacgTTGAACGGGTGGTCTTTGTTGTCCAGCATTATTGGACGATGGCATCTGTACTGGTTTTCGACCACCAGTCGTCGACCCTCCGGATGGTCGGAACATATCGTAACTGGAATCATCATCGTGTCCCGTATAGCTGTGCTCATCCATATCGGATAGTCGGATGTCGACATCTCGTCTATCTCCATTATCACCACCTCGGCTGTTTCTTCCATCTCCGGGTGggttattaaatgcatcgaaatTCACGTAACGACGCAGCTGCTCAACACGGTCCGGTTCGGTACGCTCCAGTTTGCGGAGATACGATATGAGATGCATCTGTTCGTCGTTCGAAAGATCCTTGAAGCTCTGCAGTAACGTTTGCAAATCAGAATCGGTTAGATTCTCGAGAGTTCCCGATGATGAATTTTCCTCCTCCATAGCTGGTATGCTGGAGCCAAAGTTTCCGGTACGAGCTGAGACATCATTCGTCTTTTCACTAAACCGAGCCGGTGCTCCACGCGATCCAGAAGAAGCCTCCGGACGGGCACGTTCCTTCACTACCGGTGCTTTCGGCGGGACAACTGGAGCTGCCACAGGTGCTACTTCCTTCGGTGCCGATGAAACGGTAAGCTGTGGCAGTTCTGCCATATAACTTTTCGCGTTAACGATTGTGTTTCGCTCCCGGGACATCTGCGCCATAGCGACGTACACGTTGATCAGCTCTTCCAACTCGTCCGTGGTAAAATCGGACTTACCCTGGGCGACAAGCAACTTTGCCAGCTGCTCTGCAACTGCTATTTTGTCGATGGTTGGTGCAGTTGTAGAGGATGAACTTGTTGCGGCCGGTGCGGATGGCTCACTAACGGGCAACGAATCGTGGGACAGTTCGTCTTCCGGTGGTTTAACGGATTGTTCACGCAAGGAGGCTTCATGCAGCAATCGCGCAATGTTCCGTACCGCCTTTTTGATCGGTGCAATCTTCGGTAGATCAATCGTTTCGGCCATCATGTGGCCCTTTAGCTTTTCCTTTACCGTCTCCAGAAACATACAGTTGTCCTCGTTCAGTAGCAAATCGTCGGCCGAATTAGCCTTCACCTTCTCCAGCGCGAGCGCCTTCGCCAACAAATCGATCACCTTCGGTCCGAGGCTTCCCAGGTATTCCTCGAAAGCCGTCAGCAATCGGCAAACCGCTATAAAGTTGAGCGGAGTCTGATTCTCCGCATCGAACTCCGTCCGCACAAATACTTTCTTGTTGGGGCCGTAATAATTTTTGGCCCACTCGTCGTAGTCTACCCGTTCCGGCGGAGGCCCACGATGTTTGCTACCATCCCTAGATCTCTCTCCACGATGATCCATCGGTGGGCCCCGGTGTGAACGGCTTCTTGAGTATGCCTCAAAACTATTATCGTCACTGATCGGACTGCGCGAACGATGAGAACGCGAGGTGGATCGCTTTCTGGGCCAATCGTGACGCCGAGACGATCTGGGCGAGCGGTTGCTTCTTCTCATCGGTTGGCCTCCCTTGTAATCTTCTTCCTCCTCGTCAGAATTCACATCGATAAGAATCGGGGCGTCAGCGGAACCCATCTTCGGATCACCCGTACGTACGCGCTTATTCGATTGCGGCACACGCAGAACGTACTGCTCGcgcagctcttccgttcgTTCTTCGCCCTCCACAGGCAAATTCATCTTCGTGCGAATCTCTTCCTTCTTCCGAGCGATATCCTCCTCGTGCAGATCCTTCATGCGCTTCGTCCAGAACTCGATCCATTCCGGTTTGAAGTTGTGCTTTTGCGGATCCTTCTTTTCCGCCTGCAGCTCTTTGTAACGTCTGTTCCAGAACTTTTTCCACTCCTCCGAATACAGCGGATGCTTTTCCGGATTCTTTTCGTATTCCTTCAGCTGCTTCGCCAGCTGGGCCACGGTTATGTCGACCGTGCAACGATACTTTTCCCACTTGTACCGTTCGTGTGCAATCGCGGCGGACTGTTGCGATAATTCCCGTGGCGTCGGTAGCAGCTGCCTTTCCGATTGGGCAGCATGTGATCCGCGCTGGCCACGATGTCGTCCCCCGTTTAACGGGCTTCGTGCACGCTGACGGCTATGATCGTCATTGTCACCGCTTGATGAAATCGTCAGCATTGAGTTCGCACTGCTAACGCTTGAGATAGAATCCAAACTTCCACGCTCGTCCCGTTTGCGGTAGCGTTTTGGTGCTTTTGTTTCCGCTTTGTATTGCTCGCTCTGAGCTTTCGCCTCCCCGCCCTGAACTTTAACCTGCACATCGTCTGCGCTGCCCATATCTTGCAGCAAATCCTGCAGCACCTTAGCATCAATCACATCGCCAAACTTTGGCCCCGTTCGCTCATCAAAGTGGCTACCGAACGAGATCTGCTGACCGTACTTAACGCGGTTGCGATTAAAATCGTTTGCATCATACACGTGCGGTGTCAGCCGACCATGATGATCTTCGATCGCTTCGCATACCGTTTGAACGACGCGGAAAAACACCTGTCCACCGTTTTCCATATTATTGTTACGATACGGTGACAGCATCTTACGCACGGTCGGATAGTGTTTCTCGAGAAATTTAAACCGATGGCCCAAACCGATCATGTGCGTGGTAATGCCGCTTTCGTTGTTGTCATGAATGTTGCACAGAATGCAGCTATAGTAGGGATCAGATCCGGACGCCGTATCGGTAAGTTCGATGATGTACTCCAACCCAACCAACGGTCCGTCCCTGTATCCATCCAGCACGTTCTGCAACTTGGCCAACGTTTTCGACGTTGATGAAGATTCATTCTCCTGTACACCGAGCGTAACCGCCGCCTGCTGCGTGTTCGTATCGGCAGGTGCAGAGTTACC
Proteins encoded in this window:
- the LOC125766468 gene encoding uncharacterized protein CG7065-like isoform X1, with the translated sequence MDLDSANDMISPGDTVARSKPETDIEQHVLGAKVKLSDGTEALVFSRTPRNKDLLFGYSCHICGVVCLYGERMLQIHIAGRKHQSRLNVTVFDAEQYRASLVTKPKGNSAPADTNTQQAAVTLGVQENESSSTSKTLAKLQNVLDGYRDGPLVGLEYIIELTDTASGSDPYYSCILCNIHDNNESGITTHMIGLGHRFKFLEKHYPTVRKMLSPYRNNNMENGGQVFFRVVQTVCEAIEDHHGRLTPHVYDANDFNRNRVKYGQQISFGSHFDERTGPKFGDVIDAKVLQDLLQDMGSADDVQVKVQGGEAKAQSEQYKAETKAPKRYRKRDERGSLDSISSVSSANSMLTISSSGDNDDHSRQRARSPLNGGRHRGQRGSHAAQSERQLLPTPRELSQQSAAIAHERYKWEKYRCTVDITVAQLAKQLKEYEKNPEKHPLYSEEWKKFWNRRYKELQAEKKDPQKHNFKPEWIEFWTKRMKDLHEEDIARKKEEIRTKMNLPVEGEERTEELREQYVLRVPQSNKRVRTGDPKMGSADAPILIDVNSDEEEEDYKGGQPMRRSNRSPRSSRRHDWPRKRSTSRSHRSRSPISDDNSFEAYSRSRSHRGPPMDHRGERSRDGSKHRGPPPERVDYDEWAKNYYGPNKKVFVRTEFDAENQTPLNFIAVCRLLTAFEEYLGSLGPKVIDLLAKALALEKVKANSADDLLLNEDNCMFLETVKEKLKGHMMAETIDLPKIAPIKKAVRNIARLLHEASLREQSVKPPEDELSHDSLPVSEPSAPAATSSSSTTAPTIDKIAVAEQLAKLLVAQGKSDFTTDELEELINVYVAMAQMSRERNTIVNAKSYMAELPQLTVSSAPKEVAPVAAPVVPPKAPVVKERARPEASSGSRGAPARFSEKTNDVSARTGNFGSSIPAMEEENSSSGTLENLTDSDLQTLLQSFKDLSNDEQMHLISYLRKLERTEPDRVEQLRRYVNFDAFNNPPGDGRNSRGGDNGDRRDVDIRLSDMDEHSYTGHDDDSSYDMFRPSGGSTTGGRKPVQMPSSNNAGQQRPPVQRAQQQQPLQQQQQQQLQQQRQKVTHQQQMPPQKKANTMIVDSEDEDDYSYDDILRAASKNVSTIPQQPRSKTPTDAYDTSSNHSQRTNSNNDTGNGGSGSGGISLTDTQNLIANLMESLQKSVSDANSQKPSSAGAGGTTNYTNPITTIGTPGGESSKGPIPGKVTNQASNASAMYPSFPQQQQQGQPGMPMLYGGQQGQQPMGHMQGPPGQMQPQFGGQFMYQGQMFGANAAAQQQMQQYGYGNYGYY
- the LOC125766468 gene encoding uncharacterized protein CG7065-like isoform X2, with protein sequence MLQIHIAGRKHQSRLNVTVFDAEQYRASLVTKPKGNSAPADTNTQQAAVTLGVQENESSSTSKTLAKLQNVLDGYRDGPLVGLEYIIELTDTASGSDPYYSCILCNIHDNNESGITTHMIGLGHRFKFLEKHYPTVRKMLSPYRNNNMENGGQVFFRVVQTVCEAIEDHHGRLTPHVYDANDFNRNRVKYGQQISFGSHFDERTGPKFGDVIDAKVLQDLLQDMGSADDVQVKVQGGEAKAQSEQYKAETKAPKRYRKRDERGSLDSISSVSSANSMLTISSSGDNDDHSRQRARSPLNGGRHRGQRGSHAAQSERQLLPTPRELSQQSAAIAHERYKWEKYRCTVDITVAQLAKQLKEYEKNPEKHPLYSEEWKKFWNRRYKELQAEKKDPQKHNFKPEWIEFWTKRMKDLHEEDIARKKEEIRTKMNLPVEGEERTEELREQYVLRVPQSNKRVRTGDPKMGSADAPILIDVNSDEEEEDYKGGQPMRRSNRSPRSSRRHDWPRKRSTSRSHRSRSPISDDNSFEAYSRSRSHRGPPMDHRGERSRDGSKHRGPPPERVDYDEWAKNYYGPNKKVFVRTEFDAENQTPLNFIAVCRLLTAFEEYLGSLGPKVIDLLAKALALEKVKANSADDLLLNEDNCMFLETVKEKLKGHMMAETIDLPKIAPIKKAVRNIARLLHEASLREQSVKPPEDELSHDSLPVSEPSAPAATSSSSTTAPTIDKIAVAEQLAKLLVAQGKSDFTTDELEELINVYVAMAQMSRERNTIVNAKSYMAELPQLTVSSAPKEVAPVAAPVVPPKAPVVKERARPEASSGSRGAPARFSEKTNDVSARTGNFGSSIPAMEEENSSSGTLENLTDSDLQTLLQSFKDLSNDEQMHLISYLRKLERTEPDRVEQLRRYVNFDAFNNPPGDGRNSRGGDNGDRRDVDIRLSDMDEHSYTGHDDDSSYDMFRPSGGSTTGGRKPVQMPSSNNAGQQRPPVQRAQQQQPLQQQQQQQLQQQRQKVTHQQQMPPQKKANTMIVDSEDEDDYSYDDILRAASKNVSTIPQQPRSKTPTDAYDTSSNHSQRTNSNNDTGNGGSGSGGISLTDTQNLIANLMESLQKSVSDANSQKPSSAGAGGTTNYTNPITTIGTPGGESSKGPIPGKVTNQASNASAMYPSFPQQQQQGQPGMPMLYGGQQGQQPMGHMQGPPGQMQPQFGGQFMYQGQMFGANAAAQQQMQQYGYGNYGYY